A stretch of the Aegilops tauschii subsp. strangulata cultivar AL8/78 chromosome 4, Aet v6.0, whole genome shotgun sequence genome encodes the following:
- the LOC141021749 gene encoding uncharacterized protein produces the protein MAEEQSAKRHHGETSDKSNNLVEVHVPGEMREYTKTLTGVELHGKEMLEIVCTSEPDKADEMISRLWRKVGGSHRRIVGVGVHYTSEDEPPQMVAVLQLCVEELCLVYHIAAATKCIESDKEKLRMSGLEINRKKYIDIQRLWRVPYTGKEYDSLTDVAASITHPFYKGMKKNINMQEDHKLWGISPLPDNIIEYVGVDAYAAYKSWSMIDNITNGWETAKVREGDNYYDRTFWGSRYIKALPSFCFLLCLRFILLFQILSLLLLG, from the exons ATGGCGGAGGAACAGTCCGCCAAGCGTCATCATGGCGAGACATCGGACAAGAGCAACAACCTCGTCGAAGTTCACGTCCCGGGTGAGATGCGCGAGTACACCAAAACCCTTACAGGGGTTGAGCTCCACGGCAAGGAGATGCTGGAGATTGTCTGCACTAGCGAACCAGACAAGGCCGACGAGATGATCTCCAGGCTCTGGAGGAAGGTTGGCGGCTCACATCGTAGGATCGTCGGCGTTGGTGTGCACTACACCAGCGAAGATGAACCTCCCCAGATGGTAGCAGTCCTGCAGTTGTGCGTTGAGGAACTCTGCTTGGTGTACCACATCGCAGCGGCCACAAAATG CATTGAAAGCGACAAAGAGAAGCTGAGGATGTCTGGTTTGGAGATCAACCGCAAGAAGTACATCGACATTCAGCGGCTGTGGAGAGTTCCATACACTGGAAAGGAGTACGACTCCTTGACTGATGTTGCAGCCAGCATCACCCACCCATTCTATAAAGGCATGAAGAAGAACATCAACATGCAGGAAGACCACAAACTGTGGGGGATCAGCCCGCTGCCAGACAACATCATCGAGTACGTAGGAGTAGATGCGTACGCCGCGTACAAGTCATGGAGCATGATCGACAACATCACAAATGGTTGGGAAACTGCAAAAGTGCGGGAGGGTGATAACTACTACGACCGCACCTTTTGGGGATCAAGATACATCAAAGCACTGCCTTCATTTTGCTTCCTCTTGTGCTTGCGTTTTATCTTATTGTTTCAAATTCTTAGTTTGCTCTTGTTGGGTTGA
- the LOC141021748 gene encoding uncharacterized protein — protein sequence MAEEPSAKRHHGETSDKSSNLVDVHVPGEKREYTRTLTGVELHDKETLEIVCTSEPDKADEMMSRLRMKGGGLYPSFIGDDVEYTSEDEPPWIVAVLQLCVEELCLVYYIAAATKWPKRLKQFLQEEKLYTFAGFSIGGDKRMLNKSSLEINPNNFIDMQCKWKVPTTNKYYDSLADVAGSVIHPFYNDMKKKMDMKDDHKLWGTSPLPDELIEYARIDVYATYKSCKIIDNIVTGWDISKEQEVDPYYHCNFTG from the exons ATGGCGGAGGAACCGTCCGCCAAGCGTCATCATGGCGAGACGTCGGATAAGAGCAGCAACCTCGTCGATGTTCACGTCCCCGGCGAGAAGCGCGAGTACACGAGAACCCTCACAGGGGTTGAGCTCCACGACAAGGAGACACTGGAGATCGTCTGCACCAGCGAACCAGACAAGGCCGACGAGATGATGAGCAGGCTCAGGATGAAGGGCGGCGGCTTGTATCCGAGCTTCATCGGAGATGATGTGGAGTACACAAGCGAAGATGAACCTCCATGGATAGTAGCAGTCCTGCAGTTGTGCGTCGAGGAACTCTGCTTGGTGTACTACATCGCAGCGGCCACAAAATG GCCCAAGCGCCTCAAACAGTTCCTGCAGGAGGAGAAATTGTACACATTTGCCGGTTTCAGCATTGGAGGTGACAAGCGGATGCTGAACAAGTCTAGTTTGGAGATCAACCCCAACAACTTCATCGACATGCAGTGCAAGTGGAAAGTTCCAACCACCAACAAATACTACGACTCCTTGGCCGATGTTGCAGGCAGCGTCATCCACCCATTCTACAACgacatgaagaagaagatggataTGAAGGATGACCACAAACTGTGGGGGACCAGCCCGCTGCCGGACGAGCTCATCGAGTACGCAAGAATAGATGTGTACGCCACGTACAAGTCATGTAAGATAATCGACAACATCGTGACAGGTTGGGATATTTCAAAAGAGCAGGAGGTTGACCCCTACTACCACTGCAACTTCACGGGATGA